The Mycolicibacterium flavescens genome has a segment encoding these proteins:
- the qorB gene encoding putative nucleoside-diphosphate sugar epimerase, translating into MSRTVLVTGATGTLGHRVVPEAIDAGHDVRALSRKSHVGYTGVHWAQADLLTGAGLDAAVDGIEVVVNCATQPIGDKDVTAMRNLVASARRAGVAHIVHVSIVGIDRIPLPYYRTKLRAEQVLEASGVGHTVLRATQFHDLIHTIFALQRYSPVMWTFRGVRFQPIDTADVAARLVELVGTEPAGRAPDVGGPEVHTHPELARMYLEATASRRRTLAVPVPGRIGNALRSGANLVPQNRTGVLGFAEFLAAGQ; encoded by the coding sequence ATGTCACGTACGGTTCTCGTCACCGGGGCAACGGGCACACTGGGCCACCGCGTGGTACCGGAGGCGATCGACGCCGGCCACGACGTTCGGGCGCTGAGCCGCAAAAGCCATGTGGGATACACCGGCGTGCACTGGGCCCAGGCCGACCTGCTGACGGGTGCGGGCCTAGACGCGGCGGTCGACGGTATCGAGGTCGTGGTCAACTGCGCGACGCAACCAATCGGCGACAAGGACGTCACGGCGATGCGCAACCTCGTCGCATCGGCCCGCCGGGCCGGCGTCGCGCACATCGTGCACGTGTCGATCGTCGGCATCGACCGCATTCCGCTGCCGTACTACCGCACGAAGCTGCGCGCCGAACAGGTCCTCGAGGCGTCCGGCGTCGGCCACACGGTGCTGCGGGCGACACAGTTCCACGACCTGATCCACACGATCTTCGCGCTGCAGCGGTACTCCCCCGTGATGTGGACGTTTCGCGGGGTTCGGTTTCAGCCCATCGACACCGCCGACGTCGCGGCTCGGCTGGTGGAACTGGTCGGCACCGAACCGGCGGGCCGGGCGCCCGACGTCGGTGGGCCCGAGGTGCACACCCACCCGGAGTTGGCGCGCATGTATCTCGAGGCCACGGCGAGCCGGCGCCGGACCCTAGCGGTGCCCGTGCCTGGACGAATCGGGAACGCATTGCGGTCGGGCGCCAACCTGGTTCCGCAGAACCGGACGGGCGTGCTCGGGTTCGCCGAATTTCTGGCAGCCGGGCAATAA
- a CDS encoding Vitamin K-dependent gamma-carboxylase yields MTAGDRVRSAWGSAADRWNAFFFTARPAYPLGLVRIGFGLVIVAWCLTLIPDLLGVFGSQGVEPEHPRVNFQWSVFQIWPGDNALLVGWVVLLVAAVAMTVGWHSRVAAVLVFVLLQSFLRRGEHFFNAGDSILTVTALVLALSSCGAALSLDQRRLAGAFWSAQTRAVWPVRLLQIQLSIIYLVTVQAKLANKSWVDGSAVFYAWGTDGRWALLPAPEWLAANAILVNLIAWGTLLIEVALAILVWSRRWRYWVLGAGVVMHLAIMVNLNVAFFSVAMFVLYLAFVPGEAIERLPTRWKAKRDNRLSDQPPPPPSEQSAVP; encoded by the coding sequence ATGACCGCCGGGGATCGAGTCCGGTCGGCGTGGGGTTCCGCCGCCGACCGCTGGAACGCCTTTTTCTTCACCGCTCGGCCCGCCTACCCGCTGGGTCTCGTGCGGATCGGGTTCGGTCTCGTCATCGTCGCCTGGTGCCTGACGCTGATCCCAGATCTTCTCGGCGTCTTCGGAAGTCAAGGGGTGGAGCCCGAGCATCCCCGGGTGAACTTCCAGTGGAGCGTCTTCCAGATATGGCCGGGCGACAATGCGCTTCTCGTCGGGTGGGTGGTGCTGCTGGTGGCCGCCGTCGCGATGACTGTCGGTTGGCACAGCCGGGTGGCGGCGGTCCTCGTTTTCGTTCTGCTGCAGTCGTTTCTGCGACGCGGTGAGCATTTCTTCAACGCCGGGGACTCGATCCTCACCGTCACCGCATTGGTTCTGGCGCTTTCCTCGTGCGGTGCGGCGTTGTCGCTGGACCAGCGACGGCTCGCCGGTGCGTTCTGGTCTGCGCAGACCAGGGCGGTATGGCCGGTTCGGCTGCTGCAGATCCAGCTGTCGATCATCTACCTGGTGACCGTCCAGGCGAAGCTGGCGAACAAGAGCTGGGTGGACGGCTCCGCGGTCTTCTACGCATGGGGGACCGACGGCCGATGGGCGCTGTTGCCTGCTCCGGAGTGGTTGGCGGCCAACGCGATTCTGGTGAACCTCATCGCGTGGGGCACCCTGTTGATCGAAGTGGCGCTGGCGATCCTCGTCTGGAGCAGACGCTGGCGGTACTGGGTGCTGGGGGCGGGCGTGGTGATGCACCTGGCGATCATGGTCAACCTGAACGTCGCGTTCTTCAGCGTCGCGATGTTCGTGCTGTACTTGGCGTTCGTTCCCGGCGAGGCGATCGAGCGGCTCCCGACGCGGTGGAAAGCCAAGCGCGACAACCGCTTGTCAGATCAGCCGCCGCCACCGCCGTCCGAACAGTCGGCGGTGCCCTAG
- the caiD_3 gene encoding enoyl-CoA hydratase/carnithine racemase has translation MSALVGYAVDGAVAQLTLDSPDNRNALSTALVEQLHQGFTDAVADADVRVVVLGHTGGTFCAGADLSEAAGRDPGDLAVDRAREMTRLLRRILELPVPVVGAIDGHVRAGGLGLVGACDIVVAGRRSTFALTEARIGVAPSIISLTLLPRMTSRAASRYFVTGEKFGAAEAADMGLITIASDDVDATVAELTAAIGKASPQGLATSKALVTAPILESFDRRAEELTAQSAQLFVSEEAREGMLAFLEKRQPRWASSAES, from the coding sequence ATGAGCGCACTGGTCGGTTATGCGGTCGACGGGGCCGTCGCCCAACTCACCCTCGATTCACCGGACAACCGCAACGCCTTGTCGACCGCGCTGGTCGAACAGCTGCACCAGGGCTTCACCGACGCCGTCGCCGATGCCGACGTGCGGGTCGTCGTACTGGGTCATACCGGCGGGACATTCTGTGCGGGAGCCGATCTCAGTGAAGCCGCGGGGCGGGACCCGGGTGACCTGGCCGTCGACCGAGCCCGTGAGATGACCCGGCTGCTGCGCCGCATCCTCGAGCTGCCGGTCCCGGTGGTGGGCGCCATCGACGGGCACGTCCGCGCCGGCGGGCTCGGGCTGGTCGGCGCATGCGACATCGTGGTGGCCGGCCGCCGAAGCACGTTCGCGCTGACCGAAGCACGCATCGGTGTCGCGCCCTCGATCATCTCGCTGACCCTGCTACCCAGGATGACCAGTCGCGCGGCGAGCCGCTACTTCGTCACCGGCGAGAAGTTCGGAGCCGCGGAGGCGGCCGACATGGGGCTGATCACGATCGCCTCCGACGATGTCGATGCCACCGTCGCCGAACTGACCGCCGCGATCGGCAAGGCGTCGCCGCAGGGGTTGGCGACCTCGAAGGCGTTGGTCACAGCGCCCATCCTGGAATCCTTCGACCGTCGCGCCGAAGAGCTCACCGCGCAGAGCGCCCAGTTGTTCGTCTCCGAGGAGGCCCGCGAAGGCATGCTCGCTTTCCTCGAGAAGCGCCAGCCGAGGTGGGCCAGCTCCGCCGAGTCCTAG